The DNA window TTATACCAAGGTGATATAAAATGGACATAAATGATGCAAAGAAGATAATAACAGGCAATACACTAAATGCAAATTGGTAGCCGAAACCAGGCCAGAAATCCGATTGCGGATAAAAGTACTCTCTCTTGGCTAAATTGCCAAAAAGAAACTCGGCACCATAATCAGAAAGGCTTAAAAATTTTTCAACTTTATGGCTTATAAAAGAGAAAATTTTATCTCCTGTAATGTTGTTATCAATTAACCATATGTACCCATCAATCAGTAATAGTGAAATGAGTTGATTTTGGTACAGATACTTTTTAAAAATTGAATTTAATATTATCAGAAGTGTTATTACCCAGAAGGCAATTCCGGTAATCTTTAGTAAAGTGACAAGAACAAGAGTTATAATAAGAGATGCTAAGAAGATATAATCATTCAACTTTCCTTTGCCCTTGATGATGTCTAGATTTAAAAACAGAAGAATTAATATAATTAGTATTGCCATACTTATAAAAGATATAACCCCTTTCCCAAGTATCATACCTGCGAACAGTAATTGAAGAGATAATCCCCAGAAGACTATTCTGGGGGAGATTCTTTTCTTGTTATTTGAAAGAAGGAAAGCAATTATTAATAATGTTATGATTCCAGGAATCCCCATAAACCTCATTTGGTTTTACCTCCTAACTACCTGATGGCTTAAAAAATGTACTATACTGGGCATCGCAATCTTTGGTTGCTCCTGAATAAATGAGTTCGTCTGATTTCACTATTCTTTGAGTAAAATTTGCTGGATTACCATACCTTACACAGCCTGCCAGTGTCTTGGTTACATATCCAGCTTCATATAACAATTTTTGCATAGGCTCGAGGGGTTCTTCTCGGTAATTCTTGTCAAGTTCTGCCGCTATAACCCTTTTGCCATTACCAGCAAATTTTTTACAAAGCTCAACGTGCACATCATTAAAAAATTGAGCATAGTATATTCCTAAGACTTTAGCATTTCTGGTAAGTTTTAATATATTTTTTACTCTTCCCATTGATTTTGATAATATCCTCTGTTTATTATGTGATACTATATGGTCTTCACTGCATCTTGAACCTATCTTTATTTTGAGAATGGCAACTTTCTTTTTTGTAATAAGAGCTCTACCAGGTTTCCTGATTAATTCATCTGTTTTCCTTAAAGACATGGTACTACATATTACCTCGTTACAGCCATCGGGTTTATTTGAAGGCGATGCTATCTCTTCTACATTATGGTGTTTTGATTTAACCATTTCAGTTTTTTAATTTTCTATTTTTTCAAGTTGCCTTAATAAAGACATCAATTTTGTTTTAAAAAGGTCGATAGCAACGGTATTAAATCCCCCCTCAGGTATGATTATATCAGCATATTTTTTTGTAGGTTCTACAAATTGTTCGTGCATTGGTCTAACAGTTTCCATGTATTGAGCTATTACAGATTCAAGTGTTCTACCTCTTTCTTTTATATCTCTCTTTAAACGTCGAATGAACCTGATATCATCTGCGGTCTCAATATATATTTTAATATCCATCATATCTCTTAATTCTTCATCATAGAGAGCCATAATTCCCTCGAGTACAATAATTCTGTGACCATAAACCTGAATTGTCTCCTTTTTACGTGTGTGAGTTTTATAGTCGTAGATAGGAATATTTACAGGTTTCCCTTCTAATAGTGACTTTATGTGTTCTTTCAGCAATTTAAAATCATAAGCATCGGGATGATCAAAGTTATGTCTGTGCCTCATATCGAGTGGGATATGACTTAAATCATGATAATAGGAATCTAGTTCGATAATGATCACATCATTGGGGTTAAGGTCCTTGACAATATTTTTTGCCATGGATGTCTTACCCGAACCTGTTCCTCCCGCTATACCAATTAAGATAGCTTTTTTCATAGCCTTACCTATTTAATTTGACCTTGTCAAAGGGTTTAGGGAATAGTTCTTTAAGTAAAAATGTTTTTACCAGCCTTTTTTTATCAATGATATATATTTCAATATTGCCACATATATCCCAGATTACCTGCCTGCAGGCACCACATGGGGTGGCACCATTGTCTGAATAAATAGCAATAGCTTTAAAATTTCTTTCACCGTTTACTACTGCATTAGCAATTGCATTACGCTCTGCACATATGCTTAGTCCATAGGAGCTTGATTCGAGGTTACATCCTATATAAATCTTCCCGCTTTCTGCAAGGAGAGCTGCACCTACTCTATAATTAGAATATGTTGCCAAAGCGTTATTATAAGCCTTTTTGGCTGCTTCTATCAATGATATCGATTCATCTCTTTCCATATCCTTTTCCTTTCATATGGATCGAATAAAAGTAGTAAAAATATACCCATTAAAAAGCCGCTTATATGGGCAAACCAGGCGACACCTCCTTCCTGCTGAAAGCTTAATGAGCCTAACCCATTTGTAAGCTGAATAAAAAACCAGAATCCGAGTACATAGACGGCGGGGATAGAGATAATTTCTATAAAAAATATTAGAAAAATTAAAACCTTTACCCTTGCACGTGGATATTTTATCAGATAAGCTCCAAGAATACCAGAAATGGCACCACTTGCACCTATGATAGGAACGTCAGATACAGGATTTATAATTGATTGTACGAGAGAAGCGAAGATGCCACATGATAGATAAAAAATTATAAATTTTGAATGTCCAAGTGTCCCTTCTATATTGTCTCCAAATATCCACAGGTAAAGTAGATTTCCTGCAATGTGAGCAAAACCACCGTGTATAAATAGTGATGTGAAAATTGTATGAATTTTTAAAAGGAAGTTATAACTGAATAATTGAGATGGGACCAAGCCAAAAGAGTAGAACCAATCTATTATAAATTCTTGTGGTATAGTAAGCTGGTATATAAAGATTACAGTATTTATTATAATGATAGAATAGGTTATGTATGGTTTGCGTAATCGTATATTAGTGTCACCGATTGGTATAAACATTACTGCCCTATAATTTTAAATGGAATTGTTGATGTCAAGCTATTTCCACATTTATCTACCAGTATAACTTTTATCTCATGTTCACCTATATTGAGATTTTTCTCAAGTCTGTATCGAAGGTATTTTAATACACCGTTCAATTCAGGAATTACCTGTTGATTATCAATATACATTTTAAGCATGCTATCATCTGCAATTCCTGATAGATTATCGTCGAAGTAAATTTTAATCTCTTTTAGCTCTCCAGATTTGTACTTCCCGTTTTTGTAAGGTATACTGTTAATAATATATGGTGGATCTAAATCTTCTGCGATAGCAAATAATCCGAATTTATCATATTCAGCATAAAATTTAACTCCCGATGTATCAAAGTAGGTCTGTAAAAATTTTGGTTTATTTTTTATATAGTAAATTGCTACCTTCCCCGGGTGAAGATATTTACTTTCTTTATCAAAATATTCCAATCTAATATTTTTATTTAGGAATGCATAAGTTGGATAGATCGTATATGCATCCCAATTATTATATACACTTTTATTTATCCAGCAAGTTAATGTATCA is part of the Candidatus Neomarinimicrobiota bacterium genome and encodes:
- the cdd gene encoding cytidine deaminase produces the protein MERDESISLIEAAKKAYNNALATYSNYRVGAALLAESGKIYIGCNLESSSYGLSICAERNAIANAVVNGERNFKAIAIYSDNGATPCGACRQVIWDICGNIEIYIIDKKRLVKTFLLKELFPKPFDKVKLNR
- a CDS encoding rhomboid family intramembrane serine protease yields the protein MFIPIGDTNIRLRKPYITYSIIIINTVIFIYQLTIPQEFIIDWFYSFGLVPSQLFSYNFLLKIHTIFTSLFIHGGFAHIAGNLLYLWIFGDNIEGTLGHSKFIIFYLSCGIFASLVQSIINPVSDVPIIGASGAISGILGAYLIKYPRARVKVLIFLIFFIEIISIPAVYVLGFWFFIQLTNGLGSLSFQQEGGVAWFAHISGFLMGIFLLLLFDPYERKRIWKEMNRYH
- a CDS encoding thymidine kinase, which encodes MVKSKHHNVEEIASPSNKPDGCNEVICSTMSLRKTDELIRKPGRALITKKKVAILKIKIGSRCSEDHIVSHNKQRILSKSMGRVKNILKLTRNAKVLGIYYAQFFNDVHVELCKKFAGNGKRVIAAELDKNYREEPLEPMQKLLYEAGYVTKTLAGCVRYGNPANFTQRIVKSDELIYSGATKDCDAQYSTFFKPSGS
- the udk gene encoding uridine kinase, with the translated sequence MKKAILIGIAGGTGSGKTSMAKNIVKDLNPNDVIIIELDSYYHDLSHIPLDMRHRHNFDHPDAYDFKLLKEHIKSLLEGKPVNIPIYDYKTHTRKKETIQVYGHRIIVLEGIMALYDEELRDMMDIKIYIETADDIRFIRRLKRDIKERGRTLESVIAQYMETVRPMHEQFVEPTKKYADIIIPEGGFNTVAIDLFKTKLMSLLRQLEKIEN